From Flavobacteriales bacterium, a single genomic window includes:
- the tatA gene encoding twin-arginine translocase TatA/TatE family subunit: MISPNILGMIGPQQVVLILVIVILLFGAKRIPDLMKGVGKGINEFKKATKDDDGKEKIGESKDSK; this comes from the coding sequence ATGATCTCCCCCAATATACTAGGTATGATAGGTCCCCAACAGGTTGTCCTGATTCTCGTTATCGTGATCCTCCTGTTCGGTGCCAAACGCATACCCGATCTAATGAAAGGAGTAGGTAAAGGGATCAATGAGTTTAAAAAGGCTACCAAGGATGATGATGGCAAGGAAAAGATCGGTGAATCGAAAGATTCAAAATAA